From a region of the Arachis ipaensis cultivar K30076 chromosome B09, Araip1.1, whole genome shotgun sequence genome:
- the LOC110266881 gene encoding uncharacterized protein LOC110266881 codes for MAARNQTKDLKCATHLLSDKFRNMTEEKKAIVRDLGFGGLMHIPPLRVHHQLLRELANNFKLGENRLETGYGSFKITPRKIGHALGINATGNLFPQKVEYKKLSEDDKIIFRRFQGKTLKSLTDEMMDIGVGNEEERLMFKRIFILYIQMAFLLSTTINKISPVHLAPIFEMDSISERNWGGHVFTFIVKGITDYKEKKKKAIDGCLFALMIIYFHLSENKGKKRAERPPKSWIANWSKEQLVERMNAETEKILEETTTDSDSFTSESETQEDSEDSARKHPSKKGKNERYEISSEELDELLRGNVEKSAAEGVPIQVFVPASQTTTVPELQETPETDFEPTPPLQIEGTTETTPEPPQQLQETTPTLPPAPSKIHPAAEDVAALMMMARTASYVPKTDPVPSFSLGLTNSSQEGASTQETERTKSPEATNLLEQLDDLVQKIASSAAKEKSKSPQIQRETRGDSSGKFETPEGINQITDDMKEKCYIWGTRLKTYADGSTDEYDHICTLMAQDNINIVSAMCHILNRKNDKRFQEQVYCLPPRYCEHGPFEAPKGGIHITENQ; via the exons atggcagcaagaaaccaaacaaaagaccttaagtgtgccacACATCTCCTAAGTGATAAATTCAGAAACATGACTGAGGAGAAGAAGGCAATTGTGAGGGATCTAGGATTCGGTGGGttgatgcacatcccaccactaagggtgcatcaccaacTGTTAAGGGAGCTGGCAAACAACTTCAAACTTGGGGAGAACAGACTGGAAACAGGATATGGTTCTTTCAAAATAACCCCAAGAAAGATAGGTCatgcgcttggcatcaatgcaacag gaaaTCTGTTTCCTCAGAAAGTCGAGTATAAGAAACTTTCTGAGgatgacaaaataatttttagaagattccagggtaagaccctcaaaagtcttactGATGAGATGATGGATATCGGCGTTGGTAATGAAGAGGAACGCctaatgttcaagaggattttcatcctctatatacagatggcgttccttttgtcaacgacaataaacaaaatctcgcCTGTGCACCTGGCCCCAATTTTTGAGATGGACAGCATCTCGGAGCGAAACTGGGGGGGCCATGTTTTTACCTTCATCGTCAAGGGCATCACAGActacaaggagaaaaagaagaaggcaattgatggctgcctctttgccctgatgataatatactttcatctttcagaaaacaaaggcaagaagagggctgaaagaccaccaaaatcatggattgccaactggagtaAGGAGCAGTTGGTCGAAAGAATGAATGCAGAAACAGAGAAAATTTTG GAAGAAACAACTACTGACAGTGACAGTTttacctctgagtctgagactcaagaagactcagaggattcagcAAGAAAACACCCcagcaaaaaggggaaaaa TGAGAGATATGAAATATCAAGTGAAGAACTAGATGAATTGCTAAGGGGAAACGTTGAAAAATCTGCTGCAGAGGG agtcccGATTCAAGTTTTTGTGCCGGCgtcccaaacaaccactgtgcCGGAACTTCAAGAAACACCTGAGACAGATTTTGAACCAACCCCTCCGCTACAGATTGAAGGAACTACAgaaac cactcctgaaccccCCCAACAACTTCAAGAAACCACACCCACGCTTcccccagctccatctaaaat TCATCCAGCCGCAGAAGACGTTGCTGCCctgatgatgatggcacggacagcatcctatgttcctaaaacagatccagtgccatcattcagccttgggtTGACTAATTCAAGCCAGGAGGGAGCGTCAACGCAGGAGACAGAAAGGACAAAATCTCCAGAAGCTACAAATTTGCTAGAACAATTAGACGATTTGGTAcaaaaaatagcaagcagtgcGGCGAAAGAAAAAAGTAAAAGTCCACAAATTCAAAGGGAGACTAGGGGAGATAGTTCTgggaagtttgaaactcctgagGGAATAAATCAGATTACGGATGATATGAAAGAAAAGTGCTACATCTGGGGGACACGACTGAAGACTTACGCAGATGGCAGTACTGACGAGTATGACCACATCTGCACTCTGATGGCGCAAGATAACATTAAT attgtatctgccatGTGCCACATCCTCAACCGGAAAAATGATAAAAGGTTTCAAGAACAAGTATACTGTCTGCCCCCCCGATATTGTG AGCATGGCCCTTTCGAAGCACCCAAAGGGGGAATTCATATCACCGAAAACCAATAA